From Polyodon spathula isolate WHYD16114869_AA chromosome 24, ASM1765450v1, whole genome shotgun sequence, one genomic window encodes:
- the LOC121298532 gene encoding KH homology domain-containing protein 4-like, producing the protein MASGVAQQKSCRVQWDQPSTTASMLQGFGSFSHAGSLPVGSLHSIGTHAYLPNNLGNLGTAVSLPSNMDRALSTAPVPNTSIGGHSSSQSGAVEAATAMAAKINAMLLAKGKLKTPQTLPEKNLQVGTVFNTDNLVTELDINDVPVNCRNFLTKGQTQDKIHQYSGATVSTKGYYMTNAEKAHAKGTDRPLYLHVQGKTQEEVNKAVVCIKEIISEDVLRTELAQPQAVAPAVPIYNQPSKPAAHAHSHAGHFVHAKLFVGLHQTVPSFNVNEKIEGPGGSYLHHIQTETGARVFLRGKGSGYMEQASKRESFEPLYLYISHPTAVGLEAAKKLCESLLETVRSEHSRLLSMYTAGGSSQAYPSSLGYPPSNSYCSQSSWYNYSSTGYMGDYSAYPASSGYWSSSNGPHSHSNISSTPQSSQAMVQYPVCPRKQPSYLTQDIPTSYCPSSDVSSSSPPRPSSPKRHFSDKTNETTSGCQHGPIHPNNFTSDTTAKTEKVSSTSKNEDGEELERLLMPPPPPPTTGITRKRQKTQGYSKATLGMHFYNQTHSLLSFFFFPPFKVYGSQDPAAFMKKQKTGGDGSGLVPYSGDSSDEEEDRFLGSKMPFQ; encoded by the exons ATGGCTTCTGGCGTTGCTCAACAGAAATC GTGCCGTGTTCAATGGGATCAGCCAAGTACTACAGCAAGCATGCTCCAAGGCTTTGGAAGCTTTTCACACGCAGGTTCATTGCCTGTCGGTTCCTTGCATTCTATAGGCACACATGCTTATTTGCCCAATAACCTGGGGAATTTGGGAACAGCCGTGTCATTGCCGAGTAACATGGACAGAGCATTGTCGACAGCCCCAGTCCCGAATACTTCAATAGGGGGGCACAGCTCCTCGCAAAGTGGTGCAGTGGAGGCAGCCACTGCAATGGCAGCCAAGATTAATGCTATGCTGTTGGCCAAGGGGAAGCTGAAAACACCACAGACACTGCCAGAAAAG AACCTACAGGTCGGAACAGTTTTCAACACTGATAACTTGGTTACAGAATTGGACATTAATGACGTCCCAGTAAACTGCAGAAACTTCCTGACAAAAGGACAGACTCAGGATAAA ATACACCAGTACAGTGGCGCTACTGTCTCAACAAAGGGTTACTACATGACCAACGCAGAAAAAGCACATGCCAAAGGAAC ggACAGGCCTTTGTATTTGCATGTTCAAGGCAAGACACAGGAAGAGGTTAACA AGGCAGTGGTCTGCATTAAGGAAATTATTTCAGAAGATGTCTTGAGAACTGAATTAGCGCAGCCACAAGCTGTTGCACCTGCTGTTCCCATCTATAACCAACCAAGCAAGCCTGCTGCACATGCCCACTCTCATGCAGGG CATTTTGTGCATGCAAAACTCTTTGTAGGTTTGCACCAGACTGTGCCTTCTTTCAACGTTAATGAGAAAATTGAAGGTCCTGGTGGTTCCTACTTGCACCACATCCAGACTGAGACTGGCGCTAGAGTGTTCCTTAGAGGGAAAGGCTCTGGGTATATGGAGCAGGCGTCGAAGCGGGAGTCTTTTGAGCCCTTGTACCTGTACATCAG ccatCCAACAGCAGTAGGTTTGGAAGCAGCAAAGAAGCTCTGTGAAAGCTTGTTAGAAACG gtGCGGTCAGAACATTCCAGGCTGCTTTCAATGTATACTGCAGGGGGATCATCACAAG CTTATCCATCTTCCCTGGGATACCCTCCTAGTAACAGTTATTGTAGCCAGTCATCCTGGTATAATTACTCATCCACTGGTTACATGGGAGACTATTCTGCATATCCAGCATCCAGTGGTTATTGGAGTAGTTCAAATGGTCCACACAGTCACTCTAACATTTCATCAACCCCTCAATCTTCTCAGGCAATGGTTCAGTATCCAGTGTGTCCAAGGAAGCAACCTTCTTATCTAACGCAG GACATTCCAACTAGTTACTGCCCCTCTTCAGATGTGTCCTCTTCCAGCCCACCACGTCCAAGCAGTCCAAAAAGACACTTCTCAGACAAAACCAATGAAACAACTTCTGGATGCCAG CATGGGCCCATTCACCCCAATAATTTTACTTCAGACACTACCGCGAAGACAGAAAAGGTGTCCTCTACAAGCAAGAATGAAGACGGCGAAGAATTGGAAAG GCTGTTgatgccccctccccctccaccaaCTACTGGAATAACACGCAAAAGGCAAAAGACACAGGGCTACTCCAAGGCTACACTTGGTATGCATTTCTATAATCAAACCCATtcacttttgtcttttttttttttccctcccttcAAAGTCTATG GTAGCCAAGATCCAGCTGCTTTCATGAAGAAGCAGAAAACTGGTGGGGATGGCAGTGGGTTAGTCCCTTATAGTGGGGACTCTTCAGATGAAGAGGAAGACCGCTTTCTTGGCAGTAAGATGCCTTTCCAGTAA
- the LOC121299292 gene encoding cocaine- and amphetamine-regulated transcript protein-like, with amino-acid sequence MESSGMLLALLCASLSLALCQGQSSREVSAEEYTVKKSPSSSEKELVEAMEELLGKFQSRFPSYEKKAGTIPLCDVGDRCAVKQGPRIGKLCDCARGSTCNSFLLKCI; translated from the exons ATGGAGAGCTCCGGAATGTTGCTCGCTCTGCTGTGTGCCAGCCTCTCCCTCGCCCTGTGCCAGGGGCAGTCGTCCCGGGAGGTGTCTGCCGAGGAGTACACTGTAAAGAAATCCCCTTCGTCCTCCGAGAAAGAACTG GTAGAAGCAATGGAAGAACTTCTAGGAAAATTCCAGAGCAGATTCCCATCCTATGAGAAGAAAGCTGGAACCATCCCACTG tgtgatgtGGGAGACCGATGTGCAGTGAAGCAGGGTCCCAGGATTGGAAAGCTGTGTGACTGTGCCAGAGGGAGCACCTGCAACTCCTTCCTCCTCAAATGCATCTAA